In one Carassius carassius chromosome 48, fCarCar2.1, whole genome shotgun sequence genomic region, the following are encoded:
- the LOC132131962 gene encoding serine/arginine-rich splicing factor 3-like, whose amino-acid sequence MHRDCPLDCKVYVGNLGNNGNKSELERAFGYYGPLRSVWVARNPPGFAFVEFEDPRDATDAVRELDGRTLCGCRVRVELSNGEKRSRNRGPPPSWSRRPGRDDYRRRSPAPRRRSPRRRSLSRSRSRSLSRERRRERSLSRDRNHRLSRSFSRSRSRSRSNERK is encoded by the exons ATGCATCGAGACTGCCCTCTGGACTGTAAGGTGTACGTTGGGAATCTGGGAAATAATGGAAATAAATCCGAACTGGAGAGGGCGTTCGGCTACTACGGACCCCTGCGGAGCGTCTGGGTGGCCAGGAACCCTCCTGGTTTTGCGTTCGTTGAGTTTGAAGACCCTCGCGATGCTACAGACGCCGTCAGAGAGCTGGACGGACG GACCCTCTGCGGTTGCCGAGTGAGGGTGGAGCTGTCCAATGGCGAGAAGCGCTCTCGTAACAGGGGTCCGCCTCCGTCCTGGAGCCGACGCCCAGGACGCGATGACTACCGCAGACGCAGCCCGGCCCCCAGGCGCAG ATCGCCCAGGAGGAGGAGCCTCAGTCGTAGTCGCAGCAG ATCTCTTTCCAGAGAGCGCCGGAGGGAAAGATCGCTGTCTCGCGACAGGAACCACAGGCTCTCGCGATCTTTCTCCCGATCAAGGAG TCGTTCCAGATCTAATGAACGGAAGTGA
- the LOC132131676 gene encoding uncharacterized protein LOC132131676, which produces MCELNTLCTKLGVKCFKEKEYQFLHEYCTAMKPLTAALDILQGDCPYGTLLPTLEVLMQKTLDVKDALSSMTAGLPDAIVQAIQTRFGGVLDDKDALLAAVSCPKFKLRWLRDAGRRERVKELLTAECRRTTALAAQSPASVPSTSASQGEMDFFTFEAEPEETYSAENEVMDYLRSAYDLQILHQFSNIKNIFLKYNTPTPSSAPVERLFSLGGLVLTPRRNRLSDKRFEKLLLMRYNHWFTRPTPLFHS; this is translated from the exons ATGTGTGAGCTGAATACTCTGTGCACCAAGCTGGGAGTTAAGTGCTTCAAAGAGAAAGAGTACCAGTTTCTGCATGAGTACTGCACCGCCATGAAGCCTCTGACTGCAGCACTTGATATTTTACAAGGTGACTGTCCTTATGGGACTTTACTGCCCACACTTGAAGTTCTGATGCAGAAGACCCTGGATGTGAAAGATGCCCTATCCAGTATGACTGCAGGCCTTCCAGATGCCATAGTGCAG GCTATCCAGACTCGTTTTGGCGGTGTGCTGGACGACAAAGATGCCCTTCTCGCAGCAGTCAGTTGTCCAAAATTCAAACTCAGATGGCTGAGAGATGCAGGTAGGAGAGAGCGAGTAAAAGAGCTTCTGACAGCAGAGTGCCGCCGTACAACTGCTCTTGCAGCACAGAGCCCTGCTAGTGTGCCCTCCACATCTGCCAGCCAAGgtgagatggactttttcacttttGAGGCAGAGCCAGAGGAGACCTATTCTGCAGAAAATGAAGTCATGGACTACCTGAGGTCAGCATATGACCTTCAGATTCTGCATCAGTTTTCAAACATAAAGAACATTTTCTTGAAGTATAACACTCCAACCCCATCAAGTGCTCCTGTGGAGCGGCTTTTCAGTCTGGGAGGTTTGGTGCTCACTCCTAGAAGAAATAGACTTTCTGACAAAAGGTTTGAGAAGCTTCTGTTAATGAGGTACAACCACTGGTTTACTCGCCCCACTCCACTGTTTCACTCATAA
- the LOC132131217 gene encoding C->U-editing enzyme APOBEC-2-like — MADRTSSSSGGVSSRLTVKRKDRAENEVKKEEKPPKEGENAEKTPVENGENTEKPEPMELPPFEIISGDRMDPFFFKFQFKNVEYSSGRNKTFLCYLVDQGPGASGLLRGFIEDEHVSGHAEEAFFQQVLPNYDPALKYTVTWYMSSSPCSACAMKLAEILKARKSLHLSIYSARLFEWEEPEIQAGLKALAAAGCKLRIMKPLDFTYTWDTFVENDEQTFMPWEDCQENYEYYQDKLADILQ; from the exons ATGGCTGACAGAACGAGTAGCAGCAGTGGAGGCGTCAGCTCTCGTCTGACCGTCAAGAGGAAAGACAGAGCAGAAAATGAAGTCAAGAAAGAGGAGAAACCTCCTAAAGAAGGAGAGAATGCCGAGAAGACGCCGGTGGAGAATGGAGAGAACACAGAGAAACCAGAACCCATGGAGCTGCCGCCGTTTGAGATCATCAGCGG GGATCGCATGGACCCGTTTTTCTTCAAGTTCCAGTTCAAGAATGTGGAGTACTCTTCCGGCCGGAACAAAACTTTCTTGTGTTACCTGGTGGACCAGGGGCCCGGTGCCAGTGGGCTCCTCAGGGGCTTCATCGAGGACGAGCACGTGAGCGGCCACGCCGAGGAGGCCTTTTTCCAGCAGGTGCTGCCCAACTATGACCCCGCCCTCAAATACACCGTCACCTGGTACATGTCGTCCAGCCCGTGCTCCGCCTGCGCCATGAAGCTGGCTGAGATCCTGAAGGCCAGGAAGAGCCTCCATCTGTCCATCTACTCCGCGCGGCTCTTCGAGTGGGAGGAGCCTGAGATCCAGGCGGGGCTAAAGGCGCTGGCGGCTGCTGGCTGCAAACTGCGCATAATGAAGCCGCTGGATTTCACCTACACCTGGGACACATTTGTGGAGAACGACGAGCAGACGTTTATGCCGTGGGAGGACTGCCAGGAGAACTACGAGTATTACCAAGACAAACTGGCTGACATCCTGCAGTGA
- the elf3 gene encoding ETS-related transcription factor Elf-3 isoform X1, with translation MASSELSLILNNANANLYPSEPQANLLSMTAPMGRPPHLSEMTFSSNNDSIMAGSWDLMDPQMWTRQNVLEWIGFHVEESRFDARLLNMNYCDMDGITLCTMSKESLMNMVGPVLGERLYHSLETLKARYATDLSETCLSESELDLLDNILQNSFPYMHGPNLGPLLETVVVQPSIPSDNSENSYSYFDEYTNQLTPESDHGYDSLTESFQSSHTGSLLNPSSPESNSSDSDPEYSEMHYSTNTKNFVKQESVETKKRGRGRPPKPRDNEGYENFIQSKKSKHAPRGTHLWEFIRDILVHPEQNQGLMKWEDRRDGIFKFLKSEAVAQLWGQKKKNSSMTYEKLSRAMRYYYKREILERVDGRRLVYKFGKNSTGWRIEETGY, from the exons ATGGCGTCCAGCGAACTTAGTCTAATTCTCAACAACGCCAATGCCAACCTGTACCCATCTGAACCGCAGGCCAACTTGTTGAGCATGACAGCGCCGATGGGCAGACCACCACATCTCTCAGAGATGACCTTCAGCAGTAACAACGACAGCATAATGG CAGGCTCCTGGGACCTGATGGACCCACAGATGTGGACAAGGCAGAATGTTCTGGAGTGGATTGGCTTTCACGTGGAGGAGAGCAGGTTTGATGCCAGGCTGCTGAATATGAACTACTGCGACATGGATGGGATCACACTGTGCACAATGTCAAAAGAATCTTTGATGAACATGGTCGGACCAGTGCTTGGTGAACGGCTTTACCACAGTCTGGAGACACTAAAGGCCAGATATG CTACTGACCTGTCTGAGACATGCCTAAGTGAATCCGAATTAGATTTACTAGACAACATACTGCAGAACTCGTTTCCCTACATGCACGGACCGAACCTCGGTCCACTTCTGGAAACGGTGGTTGTTCAGCCCTCAATCCCATCAG ACAATTCGGAGAACAGCTACAGCTACTTTGATGAGTACACCAACCAGCTGACTCCAGAGAGTGACCACGGCTATGACTCTCTAACGGAAAGCTTTCAGAGTTCCCACACAG GTAGCTTGCTGAACCCAAGCTCACCCGAGTCCAACAGCAGCGACTCCGACCCAGAATACTCAGAGATGCATTACTCCACCAACACTA AGAACTTTGTGAAGCAAGAGTCAGTAGAGACAAAGAAGAGAGGCAGAGGACGACCCCCAAAGCCCAGGGATAATGAGGGATATGAGAACTTCATTCAGTCCAAAAAAAGCAAACATG CTCCAAGAGGAACCCACCTTTGGGAGTTTATCCGGGACATCCTGGTCCATCCGGAGCAGAACCAAGGTCTGATGAAATGGGAAGACCGCAGGGATGGCATATTCAAGTTCTTAAAGTCTGAAGCTGTTGCTCAGCTCTGGgggcagaagaagaagaacagcaGCATGACATATGAGAAGCTCAGTAGAGCCATGAG GTATTACTACAAACGAGAGATTCTGGAGAGAGTGGATGGACGGAGACTCGTCTACAAGTTTGGCAAGAACTCCACTGGTTGGAGAATAGAGGAGACTGGATACTGA
- the elf3 gene encoding ETS-related transcription factor Elf-3 isoform X2: MASSELSLILNNANANLYPSEPQANLLSMTAPMGRPPHLSEMTFSSNNDSIMGSWDLMDPQMWTRQNVLEWIGFHVEESRFDARLLNMNYCDMDGITLCTMSKESLMNMVGPVLGERLYHSLETLKARYATDLSETCLSESELDLLDNILQNSFPYMHGPNLGPLLETVVVQPSIPSDNSENSYSYFDEYTNQLTPESDHGYDSLTESFQSSHTGSLLNPSSPESNSSDSDPEYSEMHYSTNTKNFVKQESVETKKRGRGRPPKPRDNEGYENFIQSKKSKHAPRGTHLWEFIRDILVHPEQNQGLMKWEDRRDGIFKFLKSEAVAQLWGQKKKNSSMTYEKLSRAMRYYYKREILERVDGRRLVYKFGKNSTGWRIEETGY; encoded by the exons ATGGCGTCCAGCGAACTTAGTCTAATTCTCAACAACGCCAATGCCAACCTGTACCCATCTGAACCGCAGGCCAACTTGTTGAGCATGACAGCGCCGATGGGCAGACCACCACATCTCTCAGAGATGACCTTCAGCAGTAACAACGACAGCATAATGG GCTCCTGGGACCTGATGGACCCACAGATGTGGACAAGGCAGAATGTTCTGGAGTGGATTGGCTTTCACGTGGAGGAGAGCAGGTTTGATGCCAGGCTGCTGAATATGAACTACTGCGACATGGATGGGATCACACTGTGCACAATGTCAAAAGAATCTTTGATGAACATGGTCGGACCAGTGCTTGGTGAACGGCTTTACCACAGTCTGGAGACACTAAAGGCCAGATATG CTACTGACCTGTCTGAGACATGCCTAAGTGAATCCGAATTAGATTTACTAGACAACATACTGCAGAACTCGTTTCCCTACATGCACGGACCGAACCTCGGTCCACTTCTGGAAACGGTGGTTGTTCAGCCCTCAATCCCATCAG ACAATTCGGAGAACAGCTACAGCTACTTTGATGAGTACACCAACCAGCTGACTCCAGAGAGTGACCACGGCTATGACTCTCTAACGGAAAGCTTTCAGAGTTCCCACACAG GTAGCTTGCTGAACCCAAGCTCACCCGAGTCCAACAGCAGCGACTCCGACCCAGAATACTCAGAGATGCATTACTCCACCAACACTA AGAACTTTGTGAAGCAAGAGTCAGTAGAGACAAAGAAGAGAGGCAGAGGACGACCCCCAAAGCCCAGGGATAATGAGGGATATGAGAACTTCATTCAGTCCAAAAAAAGCAAACATG CTCCAAGAGGAACCCACCTTTGGGAGTTTATCCGGGACATCCTGGTCCATCCGGAGCAGAACCAAGGTCTGATGAAATGGGAAGACCGCAGGGATGGCATATTCAAGTTCTTAAAGTCTGAAGCTGTTGCTCAGCTCTGGgggcagaagaagaagaacagcaGCATGACATATGAGAAGCTCAGTAGAGCCATGAG GTATTACTACAAACGAGAGATTCTGGAGAGAGTGGATGGACGGAGACTCGTCTACAAGTTTGGCAAGAACTCCACTGGTTGGAGAATAGAGGAGACTGGATACTGA